In Neorhizobium galegae, the following proteins share a genomic window:
- a CDS encoding ABC transporter permease, whose protein sequence is MFQNRAEALALALPAAIFAAAVFLVPVVILLSDGFRVPTGGWTISAYTDFFSNSLNQTVFLRTLRLGAIVTIASAVIGYAAAFAIVSLEPGAKGKVTGLVVLPLMISPVARTYAWIVILGRTGIVNQAFQALGITEAPLRILFSETAIFIGLLQLFLPLMIISLISALENMPKDAIPAARVLGANWFQVFWKVILPLTKEGLVIGGTLVFTGSLTAYITPAILGGSKVLMLETLLYQQVAVSNNFVAASVIAFILIVMSFAANILLKRVATARNKQRSQA, encoded by the coding sequence ATGTTCCAGAACAGGGCTGAAGCGCTGGCACTTGCGCTGCCGGCCGCGATCTTCGCGGCGGCGGTGTTTCTCGTGCCTGTCGTGATCCTGCTATCGGATGGATTTCGCGTGCCGACCGGCGGCTGGACGATTTCCGCCTATACGGACTTCTTCTCCAATTCGCTGAACCAGACGGTCTTCCTGCGCACGCTCAGGCTCGGTGCGATTGTCACGATCGCCTCGGCGGTGATCGGGTATGCGGCGGCGTTCGCGATCGTCAGCCTGGAGCCCGGCGCCAAGGGCAAGGTCACCGGCCTTGTCGTGCTGCCGCTGATGATCTCGCCGGTCGCCCGCACCTATGCCTGGATCGTCATCCTCGGCCGCACCGGCATCGTCAACCAGGCTTTCCAGGCGCTCGGCATCACCGAGGCGCCATTGCGGATCCTGTTCTCGGAGACGGCTATTTTCATCGGCCTGCTGCAGCTCTTCCTGCCGCTGATGATCATCTCGTTGATCTCGGCGCTGGAAAACATGCCGAAGGACGCCATTCCGGCGGCCCGCGTGCTCGGTGCCAACTGGTTTCAGGTGTTCTGGAAGGTCATCCTGCCGCTCACCAAGGAAGGCTTGGTGATCGGTGGAACGCTGGTCTTCACCGGCTCGCTGACCGCCTATATCACTCCCGCGATCCTCGGTGGTTCCAAGGTGCTGATGCTCGAAACGCTGCTCTACCAGCAGGTTGCGGTCTCCAACAATTTCGTCGCTGCAAGCGTCATCGCCTTCATCCTGATCGTCATGAGCTTTGCCGCCAACATCCTCCTCAAGCGGGTCGCCACGGCGCGCAACAAGCAGAGGAGCCAGGCATGA